A section of the Streptomyces sp. NBC_00178 genome encodes:
- a CDS encoding bifunctional metallophosphatase/5'-nucleotidase — protein MSATSQKNRASRRVLSAAAGLAAAGALVAALPAGAQGHGHGHGHGHHQPRTVDVQLLSFNDLHGNLEPPAGSAGTVAEKQADGTVKSVPAGGVEYLATSLRTARKGHPYSVTAAGGDMVGASPLLSGLFHDEPTIEALNGLDLDVTAVGNHEFDEGATELGRLQNGGCHPVEGCYEKGKKFKGADFPYLAANVTSEKSGKPILKPYTVWKKNGVKIGFIGVTLEGTPNIVTANGVKGLKFHDEIETVNRYAKELDRQGVKSIVALIHEGGAPASSSYNYDCDSPGAGDGISGPIVDIAKGITSKVDALVTGHTHQAYVCTVPDPSGKPRMVTSASSFGKLYTDTTLTYDRRTKDIVRTSVKSPSSANHIVSRDQAKATDMTALIARWNTLAAPIASRPQGFISADINGRGSTAPEKPLGNLIADAQLEGLAPADKGGAVVAFMNPGGIRSDLVYAASAGEGDGVVTYGEAFTVQPFTNMMNVVDLTGAQLVAALQQQVSGSNAASPKILQVSKGLTYTLDMTKAGADRVVTSSILLNGVAIDPAKTYRVAMNEFLAGGGDGFAALGQGTNKLVGPSDLDLFNAYLAAHSTASAPLAPPATDRITVVQ, from the coding sequence ATGTCAGCGACTTCGCAGAAGAACCGTGCCTCCCGGCGGGTGCTCTCCGCCGCGGCCGGACTGGCCGCGGCGGGCGCACTCGTCGCCGCCCTGCCGGCCGGTGCCCAGGGCCACGGACACGGCCACGGACACGGTCACCACCAGCCCCGCACCGTCGACGTGCAGCTGCTCTCCTTCAACGACCTCCACGGCAACCTGGAGCCGCCCGCCGGTTCGGCCGGGACGGTCGCCGAGAAGCAGGCCGACGGCACGGTGAAGTCGGTCCCGGCCGGTGGCGTCGAGTACCTCGCGACCTCGCTGCGCACCGCGCGCAAGGGGCACCCGTACTCCGTCACGGCGGCCGGCGGCGACATGGTCGGCGCGAGCCCGCTGCTGTCGGGTCTCTTCCACGACGAGCCCACCATCGAGGCGCTCAACGGGCTCGACCTCGACGTGACGGCCGTCGGCAACCACGAGTTCGACGAGGGCGCGACCGAGCTGGGGCGCCTGCAGAACGGCGGCTGCCACCCCGTCGAGGGCTGCTACGAGAAGGGCAAGAAGTTCAAGGGCGCGGACTTCCCCTACCTCGCGGCCAACGTGACGAGCGAGAAGTCCGGCAAGCCGATCCTCAAGCCGTACACGGTCTGGAAGAAGAACGGCGTCAAGATCGGCTTCATCGGGGTGACCCTGGAGGGCACGCCGAACATCGTCACGGCGAACGGCGTCAAGGGCCTGAAGTTCCACGACGAGATCGAGACGGTCAACAGGTACGCCAAGGAACTGGACCGGCAGGGCGTCAAGTCGATCGTGGCGCTGATCCACGAGGGCGGTGCCCCGGCCTCCTCCTCGTACAACTACGACTGCGACAGCCCCGGGGCCGGTGACGGCATCTCGGGACCGATCGTCGACATCGCCAAGGGCATCACGTCCAAGGTCGACGCCCTGGTCACCGGCCACACCCACCAGGCGTACGTGTGCACGGTCCCGGACCCCTCCGGCAAGCCGCGCATGGTCACGTCGGCCTCGTCGTTCGGCAAGCTCTACACGGACACGACGCTCACCTACGACCGCCGCACCAAGGACATCGTCCGCACGTCGGTGAAGTCCCCGTCGTCGGCGAACCACATCGTCAGCCGCGACCAGGCCAAGGCCACGGACATGACCGCGCTGATCGCCCGCTGGAACACGCTGGCCGCGCCGATCGCGAGCCGCCCCCAGGGCTTCATCTCCGCCGACATCAACGGTCGCGGCTCCACCGCCCCGGAGAAGCCGCTCGGCAACCTGATCGCCGACGCCCAGCTGGAGGGCCTGGCCCCCGCGGACAAGGGTGGCGCGGTCGTCGCGTTCATGAACCCGGGCGGTATCCGCTCCGACCTCGTGTACGCGGCCTCGGCGGGTGAGGGCGACGGAGTGGTGACGTACGGCGAGGCGTTCACCGTCCAGCCGTTCACCAACATGATGAACGTCGTCGACCTCACCGGAGCGCAGCTCGTCGCCGCCCTCCAGCAGCAGGTCAGCGGCTCCAACGCGGCGTCCCCGAAGATCCTCCAGGTCTCGAAGGGCCTCACCTACACGCTGGACATGACGAAGGCCGGCGCCGACCGCGTGGTCACCTCGTCGATCCTGCTGAACGGTGTCGCGATCGACCCGGCGAAGACGTACCGCGTCGCGATGAACGAGTTCCTCGCGGGCGGCGGCGACGGCTTCGCGGCTCTCGGCCAGGGCACGAACAAGCTGGTGGGCCCGTCGGACCTGGACCTGTTCAACGCCTACCTGGCGGCGCACTCCACGGCCTCCGCGCCGCTGGCCCCGCCCGCCACGGACCGGATCACGGTCGTGCAGTAG